GCGTTGCTGTTTCCCGTTGCGCGTCGGTGTGCGTGCCGGATGGCGGCTATTGCAGAGCCTGTCCCACCGCCTGATGGTAGCCCCGCATACGCTGTTTCTCCAGCCGTGAACGTTGCAGGCTTGCCCGGACGACTTCCTGCGCCTGGGCGGCCAGTTCGGTCAGATGTTCCTGAAGCCGGGTGAGTTCAATAAGGCGGTTCCGGTACTGATCGGCGCCGCCGGATTCCAGCAGGTGCCATGCCATGCTGGTGATCTCGCCGCGTCGTTCCGCCAGTTCCACCGCCCTGTCATAGGCCCCGTCCTCCAGGGCCGCCATTTCCTGGCGGGCGAGATCCAGAGCCTGATCCAGGAGAGATAGTCCCTGACCCATGGGGCGCTCCTTCAGCCCTTACTGGGCTATGCGTTTGACCATCTGCTCGTGCAGATGTTCGCTGACTACCTGCCATTCCTCGCACAGGGGCAGGAATTCGTATTCCAGAAGGTCGGCCAGCAGAATCCAGTCTTCATTTTCCAGCACGTCGCTCATTTCGGAAAGCAGGTCGGCCAGCTTTTCGGCCTTGCGGGTGAATTCCTCATCCGCGCCGCCGAGATAGCGTTCGCGCAGCGCGCCGAGCATGCCCATGAAATCGCGGGTCACGTCCAGCAGATCCTGCAAAAGCTCCAGGGCGTCGGTGTCCGAGGCTTCGCGGAACAGGCGGGCCACATTGCGCGCCCCGTTGCCCATCATCCGGGCCACTTTGCCCATTTCCGCCGACATGTCCACGGCCAGCTCGGCGGCAGGCACGGAGCGCACTTCCACAGAAGAGATGGTGTCGCAGGACATGTCCTCGGCCTGATGAGGATATATTTCCGAAAAAATTTCATTGTTCACGAAAACATCGGTGACCACCCGGTCATCCATTTTTTCGTCTTCCATCACAGTGGTCAGCACTTCTTCCAGGTTGGCGAAATTGGAAATTTCCTTGTCGCTTTTGCAACCGTCAACAATAATCATATAACCCTCCTTGCTCCCCACGGGGAATTATTTGCCGATACGTTGCGTGCTTTTAACTATGCAAGGCACGTACCAAGTAAGGAATTACAATGGATTGCGGCTCGAAACCGTCATGTGTGCGGCCCAGCGTTCGAGGTGCCCGGCCAGCAGGCCCACAAAATGCAGCAATTCATCCATGCGGTCGCCGCGCTCCTGCCGTAACTCGCGCCAGAAACAGGCCAGAGAGGCCAGCGGCGGGCAGGCGTTCAGAAGATTTTGCAGGCGTTCGCAATTGAGCAGAAAGAGCTGACCCGCCTTGGCAGACTTGCCCGTCAGGCGGCCCTGCTCGGACAGCATGTCCAGCAGCCGCGCGGCCTGGGCCAGCACCGGGGTCACCTGGCGGCAGAAATCCGGGGAGCAGGGCGGCGCGTCCAACTGCCCGCCTGTTTGCCCGGCCGCGTGCTTTTCAATGTGCCCGTTCGCCGGCCCGGCGGCTTGGCCGGCCGCGTTGCTGCTCAGATCGTCAAGAATGTGACGCCAGAACGGGCGTTGCTGGCTGAGCCAGAGGCTACGGTCTTCGGAATCGTGGCCGGAGAGGCTGCGCACCCCGGCAAAGCCCCGCGCGTCGGTTTCCGTCAGCCAGACGCGGGCCTCGCGGCGGAGCTCCGGACTCAGGCCCGCCTGCCAGCCGCCGCCTTCCAGACGGGCCAGGATCAGGTCGCCCGCGCTGGTCGGGCTGATGCGCGTCAGGCAGGCATGACCGTGCGGACAGGGCTGCCTGAAGGAACAGGGATGGCAGGGCAGAGCCGGTTCCAGGCAGCAACAACCCGGCAGATAGGGGCCGGTGTCCCAGGGCTGGGCCGTAGCCAGAAAAAAAGCCAGGCAGGGCAGGCCCAGACCCGCGGCCAGATGCATGGTGCCGGTGTCGTTGGTGGCCAGCAGACGCATTTTGCGCAGCAGGGCCGCCAGTTGAGGAATATCGGTCCGGCCCACGGCATTGACGAAGGGCGTCCGATCACGGGCGGCGCACGCCGCGTACTCCCGCGCCATCGGACGTTCGGCGGGCGCGCCCAGCAGGACCGGGCAGAGGCCCGCCTCGCGCCAGAGGCGTTCGCCCAGAGCCGCGAAATGCGCGACCGGCCACTGCCGCCGGGCTTCGCTGGCCCCCAGTTGCAGAGCCACAAAACCTTTGGGATGCGCACTCATGGGAAGATTTTCGGGCCGGGCCAGCAGGGCGTCGGCATGGGCCATGGCCGCATCCGGAGGGGTCCGCAGGCTGAAGCGTCCCGGACGCCCGGCAATGCCGGGAGCGAAAAGGGGCGCGCCGACCATGCGGAACATGTCCACCAGATTGAAGGGCGCGTTCAGGCGGCGCAGGGTGGCGCCGCTCAAAAAGGAGGACCAGACGCCCTGGTTGACCCCAAAGCCTTCGGGATCCAGGCCGAAGCCCAGCACCGCTTCCGGCGTGGGGGCCAGGAGCTTGGAGAGCAGGCGCGCGGGCAGGGTGGGCGTCAGGTTGACGACGTGCCGGGGCGCGGCCTCCCGGCGGATGCGCCGGGCCAGATCCAGCAGTTGCGCGGCCGCCGTCCGCCAGTCCCGGTCCAGCGCGGCCATGAGTTTCGCGCCGGGCAGAGGCCAGGCCGCGTCCACATGACGCAGCAGGGGCAGAGCGGCGGCGAAATTGTCCAGACAGACCAGACCCACCTGGTGGCCGCTGTCGTGCAGATCCTGGATCAGGGGCTGACTTTGCAGCAGATCCCCGAAACGGGTCAGATTGAGAAGCAGAACATCAGTGCTCATGCCGCGCCGTCCCGAGGGTTCAGGCCAGGGCGGTGCGCCCGCCGCCGTCCAGCATGTTCAGGGCCAGATTTTTTTCCTGCCGGAAGCGGTTCTGCACCGCCGCCTGCACCGCTTCGGTGGAGGAACCGAACTGCCCGGCGCGCAGTTTGTAGACGTTGCTGATGAGCTTGCGCTCGTAAGCCGGGTCCGTAGGCTTGCCGCTGAGGTTGTCGGCCCGGTCGAAAATACGGGCCGCGCCGGCCGGGCCGTGCTGCACGGCGGTGCTCCAGATCACTTCCCGCATGGCGGGGGAAAGTTTGTCCGCTTCCAGGCCGGTGCGCTCCACAATGGCTTCCATGGCGGGCTTGTAGTGGCTTTCGCGGATGAAGGCCTCCTGCAGGGCCTCGAAACGCTCGGGCTGCTCCTTGGCGATGGCCCGCCAGGCGTCGGGCATGCCCCCGCGGCGGCCGCCCGTATTGGCCGGTCCGGCCTTGCGCAGGCGCTGGGCGACATCCGGGGCCTCGCCGTCCAGGAATTCCAGAAAATTCTTCATGCTGCCCACGCGCGAGGCGATCTGGTATTTGCCGTAGGACGTGCCGCCGTTGCGGTCGTAGCCGATGGCCGCGATGCCGTCGCCGCCGGATTCGAAGCGGGCGGAAAGACGACCCAGGCCGTCGCTTTCCGGCGTGGGCGCGCGGCGCGCGCGCTTGCCGGTGGAGCGTGTGTGGATGAAGTCGCCCATGGACAGATTGCCCACTCGCCCTTCAACGGCGTTGGTCAGACTGCGCAGATGCCGGGCCACGCCCATGTTGCGGGCCAGATCCAACGGCGAATCGCCGCCGGAAAGGCTTTGCATCAGGCCTTCCATGGCCTGGGTCTGACGCAGATCCGCCTGTGCCTTGGTGAAGGTCTGGGAGCGCGCGAGGTCGCTGGGAGAGCGCCCGGCCAGAACGGGATTGCGCAATTGCAGCGTGCTGGTCGCTTCCTGCGGCCGCCCTGCCTCGGGCGCGCTTTTGTCCGCTCCCTTCCGTTCCTGACCGGCCATCAGGGCGGCGAAAGGCGAGATGCCCCCCGTGGGCGCGCTCTGGGCGCGGCGCTGGGGCGCGGCGGGAGACGGGTTTTGCTGCTGTTGTTCGGCCGGAGGCCGGATCAGCCATGCGGAGTGTGCCATGTTCTTCCTCCTGGGACGGGGCGAAGGGCGGACTTGGGTCCGCCTCGACAGGATGAAAGCAAGGACAGTGCCAATGTCCGGCAAGGAGCGTGGTACGGGCCTTGCGCGGCGGCGCGCTTTGGGAATGGAGGGACGCGAGGCCCGCGCGACAAATTGCCGACGCGGTTGGAAAAGGAAAACCCCGTCGGCGCGGAGCCGACGGGGCAGGGGGGGAAGCGCCACTGTTGTGGCGGACTGAGGGCTGTTTTTGACCTAAGCTTTTTTCATGGCCTCAATAAGTTCCGTAAGGCTGTGGGCCTGCGCGGCCAGATCCGACACGGCCCTGGCGGCTTCGGCCATGGCCTCGGCGGTCTGGCGGGACATGTCGTTGACCTGGACGATGGACTGGTTGATCTCTTCGCTGGCGGCGGACTGCTCCTCGCTGGCCGTGGCGATGGCGTTGACCTGGTCGCCGGTGGCTTCTACGGTGGCCACGATTTCCTGCAAAGCCCGGCCGGACTGGTTGGCCAGTTCCGTGGCCTCGCCGATGCGCTCCACGGCGTTGTCCACGCCGGTCATGCTTTTGGCCGTGCTTTCCTGGATGGCCTTGATGGCGTTGCCCACATCCTGGGTGGAGGCCATGGTCTTTTCAGCCAGTTTGCGCACTTCGTCGGCCACTACGGCAAAGCCGCGCCCGGCCTCGCCCGCGCGGGCCGCTTCAATGGCGGCGTTCAGCGCCAGCAGGTTGGTCTGGTCCGCGATATCCGAGATGACGCTCATGATCCGGGTGATGTCCTGGGCGTGCTCGTTAAGCTGGGTCATGTCGTTCTTGAGCACCAGGGACAGCTGGTGGACTTCCTCAATACTGCGCACGGCCTTTTCCACCACGTGCGCGCCGGCTTCGGCCTTTTCCTTGGTTTCAGAGGAAGCGGCGGAGGCGGAACCCGCGTTCTTGGCCACTTCCTGGACCGTGGCGTTCATTTCGTTCATGGCCGTGGCCGCTTCGGAGAGGCGTTGGGCGGATTCGGCCGCGCCGCGGTCGGACTGTTCGATCTGGGCCGAAAGTTCGCTGGAGGCCGAGGAAACCACATTGCCCACTTCTTCCAGTTTGTCGGCGGCCGCCAGCATGGCCTGCGTTTTGCTCTTGGCCTCCTGGCCGGCGGCTTCGGCCTGTTGCATGGCCTCCTGGGCCTTGCGGGATTCCTCCTGCGCCGAGGCGGAGAGAGCCTCTGCCTTTGTGATGCCTTCCAGCAGGGAAGCGATCATTTTTTTCAGGGAAGTGCTCAGCATCTTCACTTCGCCGCCGAAACGCTCATCCTCGATGGGTTGTTGCAGATTGCCGCCGGCGATGATTTCCGCCGTATTAGCCAGATAGTTGATGGGTTTCACCGAGGAGCGGATCAGCAGAAAGATCACCACCAGCAGGACCACAAGAGTGGCGGAACACAGGGCGATGGTCATTTGGCTGATGGACGTTGCCTGGGCCAGCACTTCGCCCATGGGCACGACGATGGCCAGGTACCAGTGCTGGCTGCTGCCCCGGATGGGGATGGGCTGATAGTAGCGGAAAACCCTGCCGGCCTTGGTGTCCACCTCTTCCATATAGGGTGCGCCGGCGGTGAAGGCCTTTCTGGCTTCCTGAGGGTTGTTGAATCTGTTGATCTCGAAAAGATTTTTCCTTTCAAGGGTCTTGTCCTTGTGGGCGATCACCCGGCCCTGGTCATTGAGCAGCCCGGCGTAACCGCTCTCGTAGGCGGAAATCTCGGTGACAAGCGTATTCAGTTTTTCCAGGGACATGTCCACCACCGCCACGCCACGGAACACGTTGTCGATAACGATGGGATAGGCGGCCGTGGACATGTCGACTTCCTTGCCGCCCACCGGGAACGGATAGGGGTCGGAGAGATAGGGGGCCAGCGTCTTTTTGGGCACGGTGTAATAGCTTTGCTGGAGCTGGTCGTTCAGATCCGTTATTTCCGCGCCTGTGGAACTGTAAGACAGGAAGCGTCCTTCGGCATTGCTGCCCGGAGCGCCCCGATAGGCCTCATCCTTGCCGTCAAAGGCATTGGGCTCCCACATGATGCCGCAGCCGAAAAGATCGGGATTGTCCTTGTGTACGCCTTCCTCCATGGCCATCAGAGTTTCCCGCGACGGGGGCACACCCTTTTTAAGGGTCTGTTCCATGCTGTCGGCCATGGCTGCGGCTTCGCTGAGAGCCGTGTTCAGATAGCTCATCACAAAGTTGCCGTTCTGCGCGCCAAGGGCCGCCAGTTCCCGCTTGGCCACTTCTTCAATGGCCTGCGAACTCTTGGACTGGATCTGCCAGGTGAGGAGGCTCAGGGTCACCACAAGCACGATAGTGACGGGCAGAACTATTTTGGGGGTCATACGCAGATGGCGGTACTAGGCAAGCATAGCATCTCCTGTAGTTTTTTGGGGGGGATATGCATCCAGACCGGACAGCATCTCTCCTCGGAATCCGAACGCCGGGACGTCCACAGCGTTCAGGTGGACTGGAGTTGATTTATCCTTGGGGGCGGTGTTTATTCGCGCAGCCTGGAATGTTTCGATATTTTCAATGACAAAACGTTCCAGGCTGGCCGGAATATAAAGACTCCGTATTTTTTCTCTATGCGGGGAATGCAGGCTTTAAGAAATGATACGCGGAGAAGGCGGTTCTGCGCAGAATCTCTCTCTCTCTCTCTCTCTCTCTGCGAAGGGAGACAGTGCCGAAAAGATCACTATGGAAAGCAGGTGGTTGGAAATATTGCTGGAGGTCATAATCCGCACCGCTACGATTTAAATTTTATCAGGCAGTATAACGGGCATATTTTTTACGCAGAATTGGATAAATCATATCTTTCTGCTGAAAAACAAAAAGCCATGTGATTATAATCGGAATAAAAAAGCATAACTTTAGATAAGGCAATTAACAAGCAACAATGTTTTTTTAATTGTAATGACGAATCAACAATGAATTATAAGAAGAAATTTTATTTAATAAAATAAATAATAAAAATATTTTTATTATTTTAGATGAAATATTTTAAATAAGGCTAAATATGATAAATATGATGGGGAAATAGCTATAATTTACTAATTATCACAAATTATGCGGATTACTATTTTCGGAGCATGTTACCTCAAAAGGCCGCTATGCAGCCGTCGGCTGCGGGAGCGTCCGAAGCGGACCGCCAGGACCATGTGGCCTGAACGGCATACGGGCGTCAGAGGTGCGGATGTTCCGCGCAGGTCTACGAGCAGCTTTGCGCTCTTGCACCGGGCGAAAGGGCAAGGGCTGAAGCAGACGTGCTTCAGCCCTTCAGAATGCATATTCTCGGGATTGTAGAATTTCGGGCGAACACAGAACGCGCGCTGAAAAGTACGAAAAAATGACGCGGCCCTCCGCCGTTGCGGGGGACCGCGCCACAATAATGGATGGGATTCGCGCGTTCAGCGCGCGGGCGTGGGCTGAGGCGCGGCCGTGGCGGTGGCGGTGTCGCTGTCGGCGGCGCTGATATCCGTGCTCAGCTCACGGGCCAGCACATCCGCGAAATAGGCGGGCAGCTCGGATTTCAGCCGGATATCGTGGCGCACCAGCAGGCCCAGACGCATCTGGCTGCTGGCCACGGCATTACGGTTGGAGATGTTTTTCAAATTCGTCCGGCTGGGGCGGCGGGAGCTGGGCACGCGCCGCTGCACCAGCAGCACATCGGCCAGCAGGGCTGTGCCCCCCGTGCCGGAAAGAACGGACGGGGCGTCATAACCGGCGTCCACCACGCCGCGCAGGCTCTCCGGGGCCGCCTGCCCCGCCGCGAGCACGGTAATCTGGACGATATAGCCTGCCTGGCTGGGGTTGTCGGTCACGGTGAAGCCTTTGCGTCCCAACCATGCTTCAGTCTGGGAGCGGAGGTGGAAAACGCGGTTGGTCATGTCCCGCACGTTCACATAGACTACATTGGGAATGTCCTCGTCACCGGCCCGGTTCAGCGCGCCGGAGC
Above is a window of Desulfovibrio porci DNA encoding:
- a CDS encoding glycosyltransferase family 9 protein → MSTDVLLLNLTRFGDLLQSQPLIQDLHDSGHQVGLVCLDNFAAALPLLRHVDAAWPLPGAKLMAALDRDWRTAAAQLLDLARRIRREAAPRHVVNLTPTLPARLLSKLLAPTPEAVLGFGLDPEGFGVNQGVWSSFLSGATLRRLNAPFNLVDMFRMVGAPLFAPGIAGRPGRFSLRTPPDAAMAHADALLARPENLPMSAHPKGFVALQLGASEARRQWPVAHFAALGERLWREAGLCPVLLGAPAERPMAREYAACAARDRTPFVNAVGRTDIPQLAALLRKMRLLATNDTGTMHLAAGLGLPCLAFFLATAQPWDTGPYLPGCCCLEPALPCHPCSFRQPCPHGHACLTRISPTSAGDLILARLEGGGWQAGLSPELRREARVWLTETDARGFAGVRSLSGHDSEDRSLWLSQQRPFWRHILDDLSSNAAGQAAGPANGHIEKHAAGQTGGQLDAPPCSPDFCRQVTPVLAQAARLLDMLSEQGRLTGKSAKAGQLFLLNCERLQNLLNACPPLASLACFWRELRQERGDRMDELLHFVGLLAGHLERWAAHMTVSSRNPL
- a CDS encoding VgrG-related protein, with the protein product MAHSAWLIRPPAEQQQQNPSPAAPQRRAQSAPTGGISPFAALMAGQERKGADKSAPEAGRPQEATSTLQLRNPVLAGRSPSDLARSQTFTKAQADLRQTQAMEGLMQSLSGGDSPLDLARNMGVARHLRSLTNAVEGRVGNLSMGDFIHTRSTGKRARRAPTPESDGLGRLSARFESGGDGIAAIGYDRNGGTSYGKYQIASRVGSMKNFLEFLDGEAPDVAQRLRKAGPANTGGRRGGMPDAWRAIAKEQPERFEALQEAFIRESHYKPAMEAIVERTGLEADKLSPAMREVIWSTAVQHGPAGAARIFDRADNLSGKPTDPAYERKLISNVYKLRAGQFGSSTEAVQAAVQNRFRQEKNLALNMLDGGGRTALA
- a CDS encoding methyl-accepting chemotaxis protein; this encodes MTPKIVLPVTIVLVVTLSLLTWQIQSKSSQAIEEVAKRELAALGAQNGNFVMSYLNTALSEAAAMADSMEQTLKKGVPPSRETLMAMEEGVHKDNPDLFGCGIMWEPNAFDGKDEAYRGAPGSNAEGRFLSYSSTGAEITDLNDQLQQSYYTVPKKTLAPYLSDPYPFPVGGKEVDMSTAAYPIVIDNVFRGVAVVDMSLEKLNTLVTEISAYESGYAGLLNDQGRVIAHKDKTLERKNLFEINRFNNPQEARKAFTAGAPYMEEVDTKAGRVFRYYQPIPIRGSSQHWYLAIVVPMGEVLAQATSISQMTIALCSATLVVLLVVIFLLIRSSVKPINYLANTAEIIAGGNLQQPIEDERFGGEVKMLSTSLKKMIASLLEGITKAEALSASAQEESRKAQEAMQQAEAAGQEAKSKTQAMLAAADKLEEVGNVVSSASSELSAQIEQSDRGAAESAQRLSEAATAMNEMNATVQEVAKNAGSASAASSETKEKAEAGAHVVEKAVRSIEEVHQLSLVLKNDMTQLNEHAQDITRIMSVISDIADQTNLLALNAAIEAARAGEAGRGFAVVADEVRKLAEKTMASTQDVGNAIKAIQESTAKSMTGVDNAVERIGEATELANQSGRALQEIVATVEATGDQVNAIATASEEQSAASEEINQSIVQVNDMSRQTAEAMAEAARAVSDLAAQAHSLTELIEAMKKA
- the traT gene encoding complement resistance protein TraT; the protein is MRLFLLLLLGLSLIPLNACVRQRDGDASEVEVLRSGALNRAGDEDIPNVVYVNVRDMTNRVFHLRSQTEAWLGRKGFTVTDNPSQAGYIVQITVLAAGQAAPESLRGVVDAGYDAPSVLSGTGGTALLADVLLVQRRVPSSRRPSRTNLKNISNRNAVASSQMRLGLLVRHDIRLKSELPAYFADVLARELSTDISAADSDTATATAAPQPTPAR